From a region of the Pan paniscus chromosome 19, NHGRI_mPanPan1-v2.0_pri, whole genome shotgun sequence genome:
- the LPO gene encoding lactoperoxidase isoform X2: MLHCTSKGRTCCNLTSGVPALWECQHLSALFTSSPPPTNDEGPSPSPSPPGFPHLASGCSIYHKRLKTAMSSETPTSRQLSEYLKHAKGRTRTAIRNGQVWEESLKRLRQKASLTNVTDPSLDLTSLSLEVGCGAPAPVVRCDPCSPYRTITGDCNNRRKPALGAANRALARWLPAEYEDGLSLPFGWTPGKTRNGFPLPLAREVSNKIVGYLNEEGVLDQNRSLLFMQWGQIVDHDLDFAPDTELGSSEYSKAQCDEYCIQGDNCFPIMFPPNDPKAGTQGKCMPFFRAGFVCPTPPYKSLAREQINALTSFLDASFVYSSEPSLASRLRNLSSPLGLMAVNQEVSDHGLPYLPYDSKKPSPCEFINTTARVPCFLAGDSRASEHILLATSHTLFLREHNRLARELKRLNPQWDGEKLYQEARKILGAFVQIITFRDYLPILLGDHMQKWIPPYQGYSESVDPRISNVFTFAFRFGHLEVPSSMFRLDENYQPWGPEPELPLHTLFFNTWRMVKDGGIDPLVRGLLAKKSKLMKQNKMMTGELRNKLFQPTHRIHGFDLAAINTQRCRDHGQPGYNSWRAFCDLSQPQTLEELNTVLKSKMLAKKLLGLYGTPDNIDIWIGAIAEPLVERGRVGPLLACLLGKQFQQIRDGDRFWWENPGVFTNEQKDSLRKMSFSRLVCDNTRITKVPRDPFWANSYPYDFVDCSAIDKLDLSPWASVKN; this comes from the exons TGATGAGGGTCCTTCTCCATCTCCCAGCCCTCCTGGCTTCCCTCATCTTGCTTCAGGCTGCAGCATCTACCACAAGAG GCTGAAGACCGCCATGAGCTCTGAGACTCCCACCAGCCGACAGCTCTCAGAATACCTCAAGCATGCCAAAGGCCGGACGCGCACAGCCATCCGCAATGGACAGGTGTGGGAGGAGTCTttaaagagactgaggcagaaggcaTCCTTGACCAATGTCACAG ATCCCAGCCTGGACTTGACTTCACTGTCTCTAGAGGTGGGCTGTGGTGCTCCTGCTCCCGTGGTGAGATGCGACCCGTGCAGCCCTTACCGCACCATTACGGGAGACTGCAATAACAG GAGGAAGCCTGCGCTGGGCGCCGCCAACAGGGCTCTGGCGCGCTGGCTGCCCGCGGAGTACGAGGACGGGCTCTCCCTGCCCTTCGGCTGGACGCCGGGGAAGACGCGCAACGGCTTCCCTCTCCCGCTG GCCCGGGAGGTATCTAACAAGATTGTTGGCTATCTGAATGAGGAGGGTGTTCTGGACCAAAACAGGTCCCTGCTCTTCATGCAGTGGGGTCAGATTGTGGATCACGACCTGGACTTTGCCCCTGACACCGAGCTGGGGAGTAGCGAGTACTCCAAAGCCCAGTGTGATGAGTACTGTATCCAGGGAGACAACTGCTTCCCCATCATG TTCCCACCCAATGACCCCAAGGCGGGGACTCAAGGGAAATGCATGCCTTTCTTCCGAGCTGGGTTCGTCTGCCCCACTCCACCCTACAAGTCCCTGGCCCGAGAGCAGATCAACGCTCTGACCTCCTTCCTGGATGCCAGCTTTGTGTACAGCTCCGAGCCAAGCCTGGCCAGCCGCCTCCGCAACCTCAGCAGCCCCCTGGGCCTCATGGCTGTCAACCAGGAGGTCTCAGACCATGGACTACCCTACCTGCCCTATGACAGCAAGAAGCCAAGCCCCTGTGAGTTCATCAACACCACTGCCCGTGTGCCCTGCTTCCTGGCAG GAGATTCTCGAGCCTCAGAGCATATTCTGCTGGCCACATCCCACACCCTCTTTCTCCGCGAGCATAACCGGCTGGCCAGAGAACTAAAGAgactcaaccctcagtgggatgGAGAGAAGCTCTACCAGGAAGCCCGGAAAATCCTGGGAGCCTTCGTGCAG ATTATCACCTTTAGGGACTACCTACCCATTTTGCTAGGTGACCACATGCAGAAGTGGATACCCCCatatcaaggctacagtgaatcTGTGGATCCCAGAATTTCCAATGTCTTCACCTTCGCCTTCCGCTTTGGCCACTTGGAGGTCCCCTCTAGTATGTTCCGCCTGGATGAGAATTATCAGCCATGGGGGCCAGAACCAGAACTCCCCCTCCACACCCTCTTCTTCAACACTTGGAGGATGGTCAAAGATG GTGGAATTGATCCTCTGGTGCGGGGCCTGCTGGCCAAGAAATCCAAGCtgatgaaacagaataaaatgatGACTGGAGAGCTGCGCAACAAGCTTTTCCAGCCAACTCACAGGATCCATGGCTTTGACCTGGCTGCCATCAACACACAGCGTTGCCGGGACCATGGGCAACCTG GGTACAATTCCTGGAGAGCCTTCTGTGACCTCTCACAGCCGCAGACACTAGAGGAGTTGAACACAGTGCTGAAGAGCAAGATGCTGGCCAAGAAGTTACTGGGTCTCTACGGGACCCCTGACAACATCGACATCTGGATAGGGGCCATTGCTGAGCCGCTGGTGGAAAGGGGTCGGGTGGGGCCTCTCCTGGCCTGCCTCTTGGGCAAGCAGTTCCAGCAGATCCGTGATGGAGACAG GTTCTGGTGGGAAAACCCTGGGGTCTTCACAAACGAGCAGAAGGACTCTCTACGGAAAATGTCCTTCTCACGCCTTGTCTGTGACAACACCCGCATCACCAAGGTCCCACGGGACCCATTCTGGGCCAACAGCTACCCCTATGACTTCGTGGATTGCTCAGCCATCGACAAGCTGGACCTGTCACCCTGGGCCTCAGTGAAGAATTAG
- the LPO gene encoding lactoperoxidase isoform X6, translating to MLHCTSKGRTCCNLTSGVPALWECQHLSALFTSSPPPTNDEGPSPSPSPPGFPHLASGCSIYHKRLKTAMSSETPTSRQLSEYLKHAKGRTRTAIRNGQVWEESLKRLRQKASLTNVTDPSLDLTSLSLEVGCGAPAPVVRCDPCSPYRTITGDCNNRRKPALGAANRALARWLPAEYEDGLSLPFGWTPGKTRNGFPLPLAREVSNKIVGYLNEEGVLDQNRSLLFMQWGQIVDHDLDFAPDTELGSSEYSKAQCDEYCIQGDNCFPIMFPPNDPKAGTQGKCMPFFRAGFVCPTPPYKSLAREQINALTSFLDASFVYSSEPSLASRLRNLSSPLGLMAVNQEVSDHGLPYLPYDSKKPSPCEFINTTARVPCFLAGGIDPLVRGLLAKKSKLMKQNKMMTGELRNKLFQPTHRIHGFDLAAINTQRCRDHGQPGYNSWRAFCDLSQPQTLEELNTVLKSKMLAKKLLGLYGTPDNIDIWIGAIAEPLVERGRVGPLLACLLGKQFQQIRDGDRFWWENPGVFTNEQKDSLRKMSFSRLVCDNTRITKVPRDPFWANSYPYDFVDCSAIDKLDLSPWASVKN from the exons TGATGAGGGTCCTTCTCCATCTCCCAGCCCTCCTGGCTTCCCTCATCTTGCTTCAGGCTGCAGCATCTACCACAAGAG GCTGAAGACCGCCATGAGCTCTGAGACTCCCACCAGCCGACAGCTCTCAGAATACCTCAAGCATGCCAAAGGCCGGACGCGCACAGCCATCCGCAATGGACAGGTGTGGGAGGAGTCTttaaagagactgaggcagaaggcaTCCTTGACCAATGTCACAG ATCCCAGCCTGGACTTGACTTCACTGTCTCTAGAGGTGGGCTGTGGTGCTCCTGCTCCCGTGGTGAGATGCGACCCGTGCAGCCCTTACCGCACCATTACGGGAGACTGCAATAACAG GAGGAAGCCTGCGCTGGGCGCCGCCAACAGGGCTCTGGCGCGCTGGCTGCCCGCGGAGTACGAGGACGGGCTCTCCCTGCCCTTCGGCTGGACGCCGGGGAAGACGCGCAACGGCTTCCCTCTCCCGCTG GCCCGGGAGGTATCTAACAAGATTGTTGGCTATCTGAATGAGGAGGGTGTTCTGGACCAAAACAGGTCCCTGCTCTTCATGCAGTGGGGTCAGATTGTGGATCACGACCTGGACTTTGCCCCTGACACCGAGCTGGGGAGTAGCGAGTACTCCAAAGCCCAGTGTGATGAGTACTGTATCCAGGGAGACAACTGCTTCCCCATCATG TTCCCACCCAATGACCCCAAGGCGGGGACTCAAGGGAAATGCATGCCTTTCTTCCGAGCTGGGTTCGTCTGCCCCACTCCACCCTACAAGTCCCTGGCCCGAGAGCAGATCAACGCTCTGACCTCCTTCCTGGATGCCAGCTTTGTGTACAGCTCCGAGCCAAGCCTGGCCAGCCGCCTCCGCAACCTCAGCAGCCCCCTGGGCCTCATGGCTGTCAACCAGGAGGTCTCAGACCATGGACTACCCTACCTGCCCTATGACAGCAAGAAGCCAAGCCCCTGTGAGTTCATCAACACCACTGCCCGTGTGCCCTGCTTCCTGGCAG GTGGAATTGATCCTCTGGTGCGGGGCCTGCTGGCCAAGAAATCCAAGCtgatgaaacagaataaaatgatGACTGGAGAGCTGCGCAACAAGCTTTTCCAGCCAACTCACAGGATCCATGGCTTTGACCTGGCTGCCATCAACACACAGCGTTGCCGGGACCATGGGCAACCTG GGTACAATTCCTGGAGAGCCTTCTGTGACCTCTCACAGCCGCAGACACTAGAGGAGTTGAACACAGTGCTGAAGAGCAAGATGCTGGCCAAGAAGTTACTGGGTCTCTACGGGACCCCTGACAACATCGACATCTGGATAGGGGCCATTGCTGAGCCGCTGGTGGAAAGGGGTCGGGTGGGGCCTCTCCTGGCCTGCCTCTTGGGCAAGCAGTTCCAGCAGATCCGTGATGGAGACAG GTTCTGGTGGGAAAACCCTGGGGTCTTCACAAACGAGCAGAAGGACTCTCTACGGAAAATGTCCTTCTCACGCCTTGTCTGTGACAACACCCGCATCACCAAGGTCCCACGGGACCCATTCTGGGCCAACAGCTACCCCTATGACTTCGTGGATTGCTCAGCCATCGACAAGCTGGACCTGTCACCCTGGGCCTCAGTGAAGAATTAG
- the LPO gene encoding lactoperoxidase isoform X1, with product MNTKQGWGKQNRGVMRVLLHLPALLASLILLQAAASTTRAQTTRTSAISDTVSQAKVQVNKAFLDSRTRLKTAMSSETPTSRQLSEYLKHAKGRTRTAIRNGQVWEESLKRLRQKASLTNVTDPSLDLTSLSLEVGCGAPAPVVRCDPCSPYRTITGDCNNRRKPALGAANRALARWLPAEYEDGLSLPFGWTPGKTRNGFPLPLAREVSNKIVGYLNEEGVLDQNRSLLFMQWGQIVDHDLDFAPDTELGSSEYSKAQCDEYCIQGDNCFPIMFPPNDPKAGTQGKCMPFFRAGFVCPTPPYKSLAREQINALTSFLDASFVYSSEPSLASRLRNLSSPLGLMAVNQEVSDHGLPYLPYDSKKPSPCEFINTTARVPCFLAGDSRASEHILLATSHTLFLREHNRLARELKRLNPQWDGEKLYQEARKILGAFVQIITFRDYLPILLGDHMQKWIPPYQGYSESVDPRISNVFTFAFRFGHLEVPSSMFRLDENYQPWGPEPELPLHTLFFNTWRMVKDGGIDPLVRGLLAKKSKLMKQNKMMTGELRNKLFQPTHRIHGFDLAAINTQRCRDHGQPGYNSWRAFCDLSQPQTLEELNTVLKSKMLAKKLLGLYGTPDNIDIWIGAIAEPLVERGRVGPLLACLLGKQFQQIRDGDRFWWENPGVFTNEQKDSLRKMSFSRLVCDNTRITKVPRDPFWANSYPYDFVDCSAIDKLDLSPWASVKN from the exons TGATGAGGGTCCTTCTCCATCTCCCAGCCCTCCTGGCTTCCCTCATCTTGCTTCAGGCTGCAGCATCTACCACAAGAG CGCAGACTACCAGAACCTCTGCCATCTCCGATACTGTGAGTCAGGCCAAGGTCCAAGTCAACAAGGCCTTCCTGGACTCCCGAACCAG GCTGAAGACCGCCATGAGCTCTGAGACTCCCACCAGCCGACAGCTCTCAGAATACCTCAAGCATGCCAAAGGCCGGACGCGCACAGCCATCCGCAATGGACAGGTGTGGGAGGAGTCTttaaagagactgaggcagaaggcaTCCTTGACCAATGTCACAG ATCCCAGCCTGGACTTGACTTCACTGTCTCTAGAGGTGGGCTGTGGTGCTCCTGCTCCCGTGGTGAGATGCGACCCGTGCAGCCCTTACCGCACCATTACGGGAGACTGCAATAACAG GAGGAAGCCTGCGCTGGGCGCCGCCAACAGGGCTCTGGCGCGCTGGCTGCCCGCGGAGTACGAGGACGGGCTCTCCCTGCCCTTCGGCTGGACGCCGGGGAAGACGCGCAACGGCTTCCCTCTCCCGCTG GCCCGGGAGGTATCTAACAAGATTGTTGGCTATCTGAATGAGGAGGGTGTTCTGGACCAAAACAGGTCCCTGCTCTTCATGCAGTGGGGTCAGATTGTGGATCACGACCTGGACTTTGCCCCTGACACCGAGCTGGGGAGTAGCGAGTACTCCAAAGCCCAGTGTGATGAGTACTGTATCCAGGGAGACAACTGCTTCCCCATCATG TTCCCACCCAATGACCCCAAGGCGGGGACTCAAGGGAAATGCATGCCTTTCTTCCGAGCTGGGTTCGTCTGCCCCACTCCACCCTACAAGTCCCTGGCCCGAGAGCAGATCAACGCTCTGACCTCCTTCCTGGATGCCAGCTTTGTGTACAGCTCCGAGCCAAGCCTGGCCAGCCGCCTCCGCAACCTCAGCAGCCCCCTGGGCCTCATGGCTGTCAACCAGGAGGTCTCAGACCATGGACTACCCTACCTGCCCTATGACAGCAAGAAGCCAAGCCCCTGTGAGTTCATCAACACCACTGCCCGTGTGCCCTGCTTCCTGGCAG GAGATTCTCGAGCCTCAGAGCATATTCTGCTGGCCACATCCCACACCCTCTTTCTCCGCGAGCATAACCGGCTGGCCAGAGAACTAAAGAgactcaaccctcagtgggatgGAGAGAAGCTCTACCAGGAAGCCCGGAAAATCCTGGGAGCCTTCGTGCAG ATTATCACCTTTAGGGACTACCTACCCATTTTGCTAGGTGACCACATGCAGAAGTGGATACCCCCatatcaaggctacagtgaatcTGTGGATCCCAGAATTTCCAATGTCTTCACCTTCGCCTTCCGCTTTGGCCACTTGGAGGTCCCCTCTAGTATGTTCCGCCTGGATGAGAATTATCAGCCATGGGGGCCAGAACCAGAACTCCCCCTCCACACCCTCTTCTTCAACACTTGGAGGATGGTCAAAGATG GTGGAATTGATCCTCTGGTGCGGGGCCTGCTGGCCAAGAAATCCAAGCtgatgaaacagaataaaatgatGACTGGAGAGCTGCGCAACAAGCTTTTCCAGCCAACTCACAGGATCCATGGCTTTGACCTGGCTGCCATCAACACACAGCGTTGCCGGGACCATGGGCAACCTG GGTACAATTCCTGGAGAGCCTTCTGTGACCTCTCACAGCCGCAGACACTAGAGGAGTTGAACACAGTGCTGAAGAGCAAGATGCTGGCCAAGAAGTTACTGGGTCTCTACGGGACCCCTGACAACATCGACATCTGGATAGGGGCCATTGCTGAGCCGCTGGTGGAAAGGGGTCGGGTGGGGCCTCTCCTGGCCTGCCTCTTGGGCAAGCAGTTCCAGCAGATCCGTGATGGAGACAG GTTCTGGTGGGAAAACCCTGGGGTCTTCACAAACGAGCAGAAGGACTCTCTACGGAAAATGTCCTTCTCACGCCTTGTCTGTGACAACACCCGCATCACCAAGGTCCCACGGGACCCATTCTGGGCCAACAGCTACCCCTATGACTTCGTGGATTGCTCAGCCATCGACAAGCTGGACCTGTCACCCTGGGCCTCAGTGAAGAATTAG
- the LPO gene encoding lactoperoxidase isoform X5: protein MNTKQGWGKQNRGVMRVLLHLPALLASLILLQAAASTTRAQTTRTSAISDTVSQAKVQVNKAFLDSRTRLKTAMSSETPTSRQLSEYLKHAKGRTRTAIRNGQVWEESLKRLRQKASLTNVTDPSLDLTSLSLEVGCGAPAPVVRCDPCSPYRTITGDCNNRRKPALGAANRALARWLPAEYEDGLSLPFGWTPGKTRNGFPLPLAREVSNKIVGYLNEEGVLDQNRSLLFMQWGQIVDHDLDFAPDTELGSSEYSKAQCDEYCIQGDNCFPIMFPPNDPKAGTQGKCMPFFRAGFVCPTPPYKSLAREQINALTSFLDASFVYSSEPSLASRLRNLSSPLGLMAVNQEVSDHGLPYLPYDSKKPSPCEFINTTARVPCFLAGGIDPLVRGLLAKKSKLMKQNKMMTGELRNKLFQPTHRIHGFDLAAINTQRCRDHGQPGYNSWRAFCDLSQPQTLEELNTVLKSKMLAKKLLGLYGTPDNIDIWIGAIAEPLVERGRVGPLLACLLGKQFQQIRDGDRFWWENPGVFTNEQKDSLRKMSFSRLVCDNTRITKVPRDPFWANSYPYDFVDCSAIDKLDLSPWASVKN, encoded by the exons TGATGAGGGTCCTTCTCCATCTCCCAGCCCTCCTGGCTTCCCTCATCTTGCTTCAGGCTGCAGCATCTACCACAAGAG CGCAGACTACCAGAACCTCTGCCATCTCCGATACTGTGAGTCAGGCCAAGGTCCAAGTCAACAAGGCCTTCCTGGACTCCCGAACCAG GCTGAAGACCGCCATGAGCTCTGAGACTCCCACCAGCCGACAGCTCTCAGAATACCTCAAGCATGCCAAAGGCCGGACGCGCACAGCCATCCGCAATGGACAGGTGTGGGAGGAGTCTttaaagagactgaggcagaaggcaTCCTTGACCAATGTCACAG ATCCCAGCCTGGACTTGACTTCACTGTCTCTAGAGGTGGGCTGTGGTGCTCCTGCTCCCGTGGTGAGATGCGACCCGTGCAGCCCTTACCGCACCATTACGGGAGACTGCAATAACAG GAGGAAGCCTGCGCTGGGCGCCGCCAACAGGGCTCTGGCGCGCTGGCTGCCCGCGGAGTACGAGGACGGGCTCTCCCTGCCCTTCGGCTGGACGCCGGGGAAGACGCGCAACGGCTTCCCTCTCCCGCTG GCCCGGGAGGTATCTAACAAGATTGTTGGCTATCTGAATGAGGAGGGTGTTCTGGACCAAAACAGGTCCCTGCTCTTCATGCAGTGGGGTCAGATTGTGGATCACGACCTGGACTTTGCCCCTGACACCGAGCTGGGGAGTAGCGAGTACTCCAAAGCCCAGTGTGATGAGTACTGTATCCAGGGAGACAACTGCTTCCCCATCATG TTCCCACCCAATGACCCCAAGGCGGGGACTCAAGGGAAATGCATGCCTTTCTTCCGAGCTGGGTTCGTCTGCCCCACTCCACCCTACAAGTCCCTGGCCCGAGAGCAGATCAACGCTCTGACCTCCTTCCTGGATGCCAGCTTTGTGTACAGCTCCGAGCCAAGCCTGGCCAGCCGCCTCCGCAACCTCAGCAGCCCCCTGGGCCTCATGGCTGTCAACCAGGAGGTCTCAGACCATGGACTACCCTACCTGCCCTATGACAGCAAGAAGCCAAGCCCCTGTGAGTTCATCAACACCACTGCCCGTGTGCCCTGCTTCCTGGCAG GTGGAATTGATCCTCTGGTGCGGGGCCTGCTGGCCAAGAAATCCAAGCtgatgaaacagaataaaatgatGACTGGAGAGCTGCGCAACAAGCTTTTCCAGCCAACTCACAGGATCCATGGCTTTGACCTGGCTGCCATCAACACACAGCGTTGCCGGGACCATGGGCAACCTG GGTACAATTCCTGGAGAGCCTTCTGTGACCTCTCACAGCCGCAGACACTAGAGGAGTTGAACACAGTGCTGAAGAGCAAGATGCTGGCCAAGAAGTTACTGGGTCTCTACGGGACCCCTGACAACATCGACATCTGGATAGGGGCCATTGCTGAGCCGCTGGTGGAAAGGGGTCGGGTGGGGCCTCTCCTGGCCTGCCTCTTGGGCAAGCAGTTCCAGCAGATCCGTGATGGAGACAG GTTCTGGTGGGAAAACCCTGGGGTCTTCACAAACGAGCAGAAGGACTCTCTACGGAAAATGTCCTTCTCACGCCTTGTCTGTGACAACACCCGCATCACCAAGGTCCCACGGGACCCATTCTGGGCCAACAGCTACCCCTATGACTTCGTGGATTGCTCAGCCATCGACAAGCTGGACCTGTCACCCTGGGCCTCAGTGAAGAATTAG
- the LPO gene encoding lactoperoxidase isoform X3, translating to MRVLLHLPALLASLILLQAAASTTRAQTTRTSAISDTVSQAKVQVNKAFLDSRTRLKTAMSSETPTSRQLSEYLKHAKGRTRTAIRNGQVWEESLKRLRQKASLTNVTDPSLDLTSLSLEVGCGAPAPVVRCDPCSPYRTITGDCNNRRKPALGAANRALARWLPAEYEDGLSLPFGWTPGKTRNGFPLPLAREVSNKIVGYLNEEGVLDQNRSLLFMQWGQIVDHDLDFAPDTELGSSEYSKAQCDEYCIQGDNCFPIMFPPNDPKAGTQGKCMPFFRAGFVCPTPPYKSLAREQINALTSFLDASFVYSSEPSLASRLRNLSSPLGLMAVNQEVSDHGLPYLPYDSKKPSPCEFINTTARVPCFLAGDSRASEHILLATSHTLFLREHNRLARELKRLNPQWDGEKLYQEARKILGAFVQIITFRDYLPILLGDHMQKWIPPYQGYSESVDPRISNVFTFAFRFGHLEVPSSMFRLDENYQPWGPEPELPLHTLFFNTWRMVKDGGIDPLVRGLLAKKSKLMKQNKMMTGELRNKLFQPTHRIHGFDLAAINTQRCRDHGQPGYNSWRAFCDLSQPQTLEELNTVLKSKMLAKKLLGLYGTPDNIDIWIGAIAEPLVERGRVGPLLACLLGKQFQQIRDGDRFWWENPGVFTNEQKDSLRKMSFSRLVCDNTRITKVPRDPFWANSYPYDFVDCSAIDKLDLSPWASVKN from the exons ATGAGGGTCCTTCTCCATCTCCCAGCCCTCCTGGCTTCCCTCATCTTGCTTCAGGCTGCAGCATCTACCACAAGAG CGCAGACTACCAGAACCTCTGCCATCTCCGATACTGTGAGTCAGGCCAAGGTCCAAGTCAACAAGGCCTTCCTGGACTCCCGAACCAG GCTGAAGACCGCCATGAGCTCTGAGACTCCCACCAGCCGACAGCTCTCAGAATACCTCAAGCATGCCAAAGGCCGGACGCGCACAGCCATCCGCAATGGACAGGTGTGGGAGGAGTCTttaaagagactgaggcagaaggcaTCCTTGACCAATGTCACAG ATCCCAGCCTGGACTTGACTTCACTGTCTCTAGAGGTGGGCTGTGGTGCTCCTGCTCCCGTGGTGAGATGCGACCCGTGCAGCCCTTACCGCACCATTACGGGAGACTGCAATAACAG GAGGAAGCCTGCGCTGGGCGCCGCCAACAGGGCTCTGGCGCGCTGGCTGCCCGCGGAGTACGAGGACGGGCTCTCCCTGCCCTTCGGCTGGACGCCGGGGAAGACGCGCAACGGCTTCCCTCTCCCGCTG GCCCGGGAGGTATCTAACAAGATTGTTGGCTATCTGAATGAGGAGGGTGTTCTGGACCAAAACAGGTCCCTGCTCTTCATGCAGTGGGGTCAGATTGTGGATCACGACCTGGACTTTGCCCCTGACACCGAGCTGGGGAGTAGCGAGTACTCCAAAGCCCAGTGTGATGAGTACTGTATCCAGGGAGACAACTGCTTCCCCATCATG TTCCCACCCAATGACCCCAAGGCGGGGACTCAAGGGAAATGCATGCCTTTCTTCCGAGCTGGGTTCGTCTGCCCCACTCCACCCTACAAGTCCCTGGCCCGAGAGCAGATCAACGCTCTGACCTCCTTCCTGGATGCCAGCTTTGTGTACAGCTCCGAGCCAAGCCTGGCCAGCCGCCTCCGCAACCTCAGCAGCCCCCTGGGCCTCATGGCTGTCAACCAGGAGGTCTCAGACCATGGACTACCCTACCTGCCCTATGACAGCAAGAAGCCAAGCCCCTGTGAGTTCATCAACACCACTGCCCGTGTGCCCTGCTTCCTGGCAG GAGATTCTCGAGCCTCAGAGCATATTCTGCTGGCCACATCCCACACCCTCTTTCTCCGCGAGCATAACCGGCTGGCCAGAGAACTAAAGAgactcaaccctcagtgggatgGAGAGAAGCTCTACCAGGAAGCCCGGAAAATCCTGGGAGCCTTCGTGCAG ATTATCACCTTTAGGGACTACCTACCCATTTTGCTAGGTGACCACATGCAGAAGTGGATACCCCCatatcaaggctacagtgaatcTGTGGATCCCAGAATTTCCAATGTCTTCACCTTCGCCTTCCGCTTTGGCCACTTGGAGGTCCCCTCTAGTATGTTCCGCCTGGATGAGAATTATCAGCCATGGGGGCCAGAACCAGAACTCCCCCTCCACACCCTCTTCTTCAACACTTGGAGGATGGTCAAAGATG GTGGAATTGATCCTCTGGTGCGGGGCCTGCTGGCCAAGAAATCCAAGCtgatgaaacagaataaaatgatGACTGGAGAGCTGCGCAACAAGCTTTTCCAGCCAACTCACAGGATCCATGGCTTTGACCTGGCTGCCATCAACACACAGCGTTGCCGGGACCATGGGCAACCTG GGTACAATTCCTGGAGAGCCTTCTGTGACCTCTCACAGCCGCAGACACTAGAGGAGTTGAACACAGTGCTGAAGAGCAAGATGCTGGCCAAGAAGTTACTGGGTCTCTACGGGACCCCTGACAACATCGACATCTGGATAGGGGCCATTGCTGAGCCGCTGGTGGAAAGGGGTCGGGTGGGGCCTCTCCTGGCCTGCCTCTTGGGCAAGCAGTTCCAGCAGATCCGTGATGGAGACAG GTTCTGGTGGGAAAACCCTGGGGTCTTCACAAACGAGCAGAAGGACTCTCTACGGAAAATGTCCTTCTCACGCCTTGTCTGTGACAACACCCGCATCACCAAGGTCCCACGGGACCCATTCTGGGCCAACAGCTACCCCTATGACTTCGTGGATTGCTCAGCCATCGACAAGCTGGACCTGTCACCCTGGGCCTCAGTGAAGAATTAG